A single genomic interval of Methylophilales bacterium MBRSF5 harbors:
- a CDS encoding threonine dehydratase (threonine deaminase; threonine dehydratase; in Escherichia coli, IlvA is part of the isoleucine biosynthetic pathway) yields the protein MKIDLKQLKKSIDRVDNYNVVKKTPLQKLDQLSQRFDNHIFVKREDLQLIHSFKIRGAMNRFSKLTKKNLSNGVIAASAGNHAQGVALSAKKIKCRAVIVMPEITPLIKVEAVKSHGAEVVLHGDNFAAAMAHAFELAEEEKLIFLHPYDDLDVIAGQGTIGKEILDQFNKPIHAIFCCVGGGGLVSGVAAYIKSANPKIKVIGVEAKGAEAMTKSLKANKRVNLKQVALFAEGAAVKQVGEHNFVLCKQLVDEMIVVDNDAICAAIKDMFEDSRTVLEPAGALALAGMKQYIEKNKLSNENMIGIASGANMNFDRLRFVSERAEIGEQREAIIAVTIPEKPGAFKSFCEKIGKRNITEFNYRYSSKKHAQIFTGISISDPSEVKSIINSLGAAGLEAIDLTANEMAKLHLRHLVGGRAPQAKNELIYRFEFPEQPGALMNFLGHLNKGWNISLFHYRNHGADTARVLVGIQVPARQKQTFKKFLSQLGYPYWDETENPGYSLFLGN from the coding sequence ATGAAAATAGATTTAAAACAGCTAAAAAAATCCATAGATCGCGTCGATAATTACAACGTGGTCAAAAAAACACCTCTTCAAAAGTTAGATCAACTTTCTCAACGATTTGATAATCATATTTTTGTAAAACGAGAAGACCTGCAGCTAATCCACTCGTTTAAAATTCGTGGTGCCATGAATAGATTTTCCAAGTTAACTAAAAAAAATCTCAGCAACGGAGTCATCGCTGCTTCAGCAGGAAACCATGCCCAAGGGGTAGCGTTAAGTGCAAAAAAAATAAAGTGTCGTGCCGTCATTGTCATGCCAGAAATTACACCCCTAATTAAGGTGGAGGCTGTCAAGAGTCATGGAGCTGAAGTGGTATTGCATGGTGATAATTTTGCTGCTGCCATGGCACACGCCTTCGAATTAGCAGAAGAAGAAAAATTAATATTTTTACATCCCTACGATGATCTGGATGTCATTGCCGGACAGGGCACCATTGGCAAGGAAATCCTTGATCAATTTAATAAACCGATTCATGCCATATTTTGTTGTGTTGGTGGCGGTGGTCTAGTGTCTGGTGTCGCGGCTTACATCAAATCAGCCAATCCAAAGATCAAGGTCATTGGAGTCGAAGCTAAAGGTGCTGAGGCAATGACCAAATCATTAAAAGCGAACAAAAGAGTTAACTTAAAACAAGTAGCCTTGTTTGCAGAGGGCGCTGCTGTTAAGCAAGTGGGGGAACATAACTTTGTATTATGTAAACAGCTTGTTGATGAGATGATTGTTGTAGACAACGATGCAATCTGTGCGGCAATAAAAGATATGTTTGAAGATAGTAGGACTGTTCTTGAGCCAGCTGGAGCACTAGCTTTAGCAGGGATGAAACAATACATAGAAAAAAATAAACTATCAAATGAGAATATGATTGGTATCGCGTCTGGGGCGAATATGAATTTTGATCGACTTCGTTTTGTCTCTGAGCGAGCAGAGATTGGTGAGCAGAGGGAGGCGATCATTGCAGTGACAATCCCAGAAAAACCAGGCGCGTTTAAAAGTTTTTGTGAAAAGATTGGAAAAAGAAACATTACAGAGTTTAATTATCGTTACTCCAGTAAGAAACATGCTCAAATTTTTACTGGCATCAGTATCAGCGACCCCTCTGAAGTAAAATCAATCATTAATTCTTTGGGTGCCGCTGGATTAGAAGCCATTGACTTGACTGCTAATGAAATGGCGAAATTACATTTGAGGCATTTGGTGGGTGGACGTGCACCGCAGGCAAAAAATGAATTAATTTACCGTTTTGAGTTTCCTGAACAGCCTGGCGCCTTGATGAATTTTTTAGGTCACCTGAATAAGGGCTGGAACATTAGTTTATTTCATTACCGTAATCACGGAGCGGATACAGCTAGAGTCCTAGTGGGTATCCAAGTACCTGCTAGACAAAAACAAACTTTTAAAAAGTTTTTGAGTCAATTAGGTTATCCTTATTGGGATGAAACAGAAAACCCTGGGTATAGCCTTTTCTTGGGCAATTAA
- a CDS encoding WD-40 repeat-containing protein has translation MKYLAAFLFVALVSCGTPETPKAYVTSQKGGISVIDIESKQVINDIDIQSSGPRGIGISQDGKYLITANKGDANLSIIDRASGTLISHVEVGKNPEFIRVFGDLVFVSTEPASSGKPPAQNDHAAKDDDDDDDDKTPAQIAVVDIKSGKKLREIEGGPETEGIEFNKDGTQIIVTNEADNTVTIHDLQSGELLKTVDVKPYGDRPRGIKMSPKGNIFVSTLEHGDNFVVLDQEYNHMQTVSTGKNPYGVAFDATGDRLFVASSKSKLLEVFETEGFTKLKDIPLEGKRCWHFTFTPNNDELLLACGRSDELIVVDTNSLEVTGSIPVSGMPWGVVTYPKSIGSLDDVR, from the coding sequence ATGAAGTATTTAGCAGCTTTTTTATTTGTAGCCTTAGTTTCATGTGGTACACCTGAAACACCAAAGGCATATGTCACTTCTCAAAAAGGAGGCATATCCGTCATTGATATTGAATCCAAACAGGTGATTAATGATATTGATATTCAATCTTCAGGTCCTAGAGGTATAGGCATATCTCAAGATGGAAAGTATCTGATTACAGCAAATAAAGGCGATGCCAATCTAAGTATCATCGACCGAGCAAGTGGCACGCTTATTTCTCATGTTGAGGTTGGTAAAAATCCTGAATTCATTCGAGTGTTTGGGGATTTAGTATTTGTTTCTACTGAGCCAGCCTCATCCGGCAAACCACCAGCACAAAATGATCATGCAGCGAAAGATGATGACGATGATGATGACGATAAGACGCCAGCGCAGATTGCTGTGGTGGATATTAAGAGTGGAAAAAAGCTGAGAGAGATTGAGGGTGGGCCAGAGACTGAGGGAATTGAATTCAATAAGGATGGCACACAGATCATCGTCACGAATGAGGCTGATAATACGGTGACTATTCATGACCTCCAATCAGGAGAGTTACTGAAAACTGTTGATGTGAAACCATATGGCGACAGACCGAGAGGGATCAAGATGTCACCGAAAGGTAATATTTTTGTGTCAACCCTTGAGCACGGCGATAACTTTGTTGTTTTAGACCAAGAATATAATCATATGCAAACTGTGAGTACAGGCAAGAACCCTTACGGTGTAGCGTTTGACGCTACCGGCGATCGATTGTTTGTTGCTTCAAGTAAATCTAAGCTTCTCGAAGTGTTTGAAACAGAAGGATTTACGAAGCTCAAGGATATTCCTCTTGAGGGTAAAAGGTGCTGGCACTTTACGTTTACACCAAATAATGATGAACTTCTATTGGCCTGTGGTAGATCTGATGAACTCATCGTCGTTGATACGAATAGCCTTGAGGTCACCGGTTCAATTCCAGTATCTGGTATGCCATGGGGTGTCGTGACTTACCCAAAATCAATTGGAAGTCTTGACGACGTCAGATAG
- the xerC gene encoding site-specific tyrosine recombinase XerC (site-specific tyrosine recombinase which cuts and rejoins DNA molecules; binds cooperatively to specific DNA consensus sites; forms a heterotetrameric complex with XerC; XerCD exhibit similar sequences; essential to convert chromosome dimers to monomers during cell division and functions during plasmid segregation; cell division protein FtsK may regulate the XerCD complex; enzyme from Streptococcus group has unusual active site motifs), translated as MSNELLDQFLNYIKFEKRLSELTIKNYHNDINRLILINDKKLTEFNSEDIRLSLSKLHASGLSGKSLSRILSSWRSCFLFLNKSQLMKYDPTSGIKAPKSQKKLPQTLSIDQVFNLINIPQTNFIDTRDRAILEFFYSSGLRLSELVNIHLSDIDTNEQTLKVLGKGNKFRIVPLGRKAIEALDLWILQRNKLNKLVDAEFLFLNQQGRKLTARAIQYRLKFWAQKNNIPENIHPHLLRHSFASHVLQSSQDLRAVQELLGHSNISTTQIYTHLDFQHLSKIYDQAHPRSKKR; from the coding sequence ATGAGCAATGAATTACTGGATCAGTTTTTAAACTATATTAAGTTTGAAAAAAGATTAAGTGAGCTCACGATAAAAAATTATCATAATGATATCAATCGACTGATACTAATCAATGACAAAAAACTAACAGAATTTAATTCTGAGGATATTCGATTATCACTATCTAAGCTTCATGCATCTGGATTAAGTGGAAAATCTTTATCTCGAATTTTATCTTCCTGGAGGAGTTGTTTTTTATTTTTAAATAAATCACAACTAATGAAATATGATCCAACATCAGGAATAAAAGCTCCAAAATCACAGAAGAAACTGCCCCAAACGCTGTCCATTGACCAAGTATTTAATCTGATTAACATTCCTCAAACTAATTTTATTGATACAAGAGATCGAGCGATTCTTGAATTTTTTTACTCATCAGGTTTGAGATTGTCTGAGCTAGTTAATATTCATCTTAGCGATATTGATACAAACGAACAAACTTTGAAGGTATTAGGTAAAGGAAATAAATTTAGAATTGTTCCCTTAGGCAGGAAAGCTATTGAGGCATTGGATTTATGGATTCTGCAAAGGAATAAATTAAACAAACTTGTGGATGCTGAATTTTTGTTCCTTAATCAACAAGGGAGGAAATTAACTGCACGTGCAATTCAATACCGGCTTAAGTTTTGGGCCCAAAAAAATAATATCCCAGAGAATATTCATCCCCACCTTTTACGTCATAGTTTTGCCAGCCATGTTTTACAATCGAGTCAAGACTTAAGAGCGGTTCAAGAACTTTTAGGGCATTCGAATATTTCTACCACACAAATATATACCCATCTAGATTTTCAGCATCTATCTAAAATTTATGATCAAGCCCATCCCAGATCCAAAAAAAGATAG
- a CDS encoding S-adenosylmethionine synthetase (catalyzes the formation of S-adenosylmethionine from methionine and ATP; methionine adenosyltransferase) translates to MNDYFFTSESVSEGHPDKVADQISDAILDAILEQDPMGRVAAETLTNTGLVLLAGEVTTKAHVDYIKVAREVIKDIGYDHPEKGIDYNGCSVLVAYDEQSPDIAQGVDQANDDPLDQGAGDQGLMFGYACDETASLMPLPIWLSHQLVKKQSELRKSGKLSWLRPDAKSQVTLKYQNNTPVAIDTIVLSTQHDPDISQKDIHEAVIEEIIKPTLPGDIDTTATKFLINPTGKFVIGGPQGDCGLTGRKIIVDTYGGAAPHGGGAFSGKDPSKVDRSAAYAARYVAKNIVANGLASRCLVQLSYAIGVAQPTSIMVDTFGTGKVSNEEMVAIIRENFDLRPKGIVQMLDLLRPIYRKTAAYGHFGRDEDSFSWEKTDKKLT, encoded by the coding sequence ATGAATGATTATTTTTTTACCTCTGAATCAGTTTCAGAGGGTCATCCTGATAAGGTTGCTGATCAAATTTCAGATGCCATTTTAGATGCTATTTTAGAACAAGATCCTATGGGGCGTGTGGCTGCCGAGACTTTGACAAACACTGGACTAGTGTTGTTAGCTGGTGAGGTTACCACCAAGGCGCACGTTGATTATATTAAGGTTGCTAGGGAGGTCATTAAAGATATTGGATATGATCATCCTGAAAAAGGAATTGACTATAACGGCTGCTCTGTATTGGTTGCCTATGATGAACAGTCACCGGATATTGCCCAAGGGGTAGATCAAGCAAATGACGATCCCTTGGATCAAGGAGCTGGAGATCAGGGGTTAATGTTCGGGTATGCCTGTGATGAAACGGCTTCTTTGATGCCACTGCCAATTTGGTTATCTCATCAACTAGTCAAAAAACAGTCAGAGTTGAGAAAGTCTGGAAAGTTATCGTGGTTAAGGCCAGATGCAAAATCGCAGGTGACCTTAAAATATCAGAACAATACCCCCGTGGCGATAGATACAATTGTGTTGTCAACACAACACGATCCTGATATCTCTCAAAAAGACATTCACGAAGCGGTCATTGAAGAGATTATCAAGCCAACACTGCCTGGTGATATTGATACAACTGCTACTAAATTTTTAATCAACCCAACAGGAAAATTTGTCATTGGTGGTCCTCAAGGCGATTGCGGTCTGACAGGTAGAAAGATTATTGTGGATACCTATGGGGGAGCAGCTCCCCATGGTGGCGGGGCCTTCTCAGGCAAAGATCCGTCAAAAGTTGACCGATCTGCTGCTTATGCCGCACGATATGTTGCAAAAAATATCGTAGCCAATGGTCTCGCATCCAGATGTTTAGTCCAGTTATCCTATGCGATTGGGGTCGCACAACCCACTTCGATAATGGTCGATACCTTTGGAACAGGAAAGGTTTCTAATGAGGAGATGGTTGCAATCATAAGAGAAAATTTTGATTTAAGACCTAAAGGGATTGTTCAGATGTTAGACCTGTTAAGACCGATTTATAGAAAAACTGCAGCCTACGGTCATTTTGGCCGTGATGAAGACTCTTTTTCTTGGGAAAAAACGGACAAAAAATTAACATAA
- a CDS encoding S-adenosyl-L-homocysteine hydrolase (catalyzes the formation of L-homocysteine from S-adenosyl-L-homocysteine), giving the protein MNNVTESNIHLDHDVADINLAEFGRKEISIAEKEMPGLMAIREEYKTSQPLKGALITGSLHMTIQTAVLIETLEALGARVRWASCNIYSTQDHAAAAIAKNGTPVFAFKGESLDDYWDFTHRIFEWPNGEYSNMILDDGGDATLLLHLGVKAEKDQSVLDNPHSEEETALFKAIENKLAEHPTWYSDRIKHIKGVTEETTTGVHRLYQMHKDGELAFPAINVNDAVTKSKFDNLYGCRESLVDAIKRATDVMIAGKIAVVAGYGDVGKGSAQALRALSAQVWVTEVDPICALQAAMEGYRVVTMDYAAEHADIFVTATGNYNVINHDHMSRMKDEAIVCNIGHFDNEIDVASLEQYTWEEIKPQVDHVIFPDGKKIILLAKGRLVNLGCATGHPSYVMSSSFANQTIAQIELFKNTQDYPVNVYTLPKHLDEKVAVLQLKTLNVQLSKLTEEQAKYIGVNVDGPFKPDHYRY; this is encoded by the coding sequence ATGAATAACGTGACAGAATCTAACATCCATTTGGATCATGATGTTGCAGATATTAATCTTGCTGAATTTGGTCGCAAGGAAATATCAATTGCTGAAAAAGAAATGCCAGGTCTTATGGCCATTCGTGAAGAATACAAAACATCCCAGCCTCTAAAGGGTGCTTTAATCACCGGCTCATTACACATGACGATTCAAACCGCAGTTTTAATTGAAACATTAGAGGCGCTAGGAGCAAGAGTTCGATGGGCTTCCTGCAATATTTATTCAACTCAAGACCATGCTGCTGCAGCCATTGCAAAAAATGGCACCCCCGTGTTTGCTTTCAAAGGGGAAAGTCTAGACGACTATTGGGACTTCACACATCGAATTTTTGAATGGCCAAATGGTGAATATTCAAACATGATCCTGGATGATGGTGGAGATGCGACTTTATTACTGCATTTAGGAGTGAAGGCAGAAAAAGATCAATCTGTTCTAGACAATCCACATAGTGAAGAAGAAACAGCACTATTTAAAGCAATCGAAAATAAGCTTGCTGAACATCCAACTTGGTACAGTGACAGAATTAAGCATATTAAGGGAGTTACTGAAGAAACGACTACAGGCGTTCATAGACTTTATCAAATGCATAAGGATGGAGAACTTGCTTTTCCAGCAATCAATGTGAATGACGCCGTGACTAAATCTAAATTTGATAATTTATATGGTTGTCGTGAATCTTTGGTGGATGCTATTAAAAGGGCAACCGACGTCATGATCGCTGGTAAAATTGCGGTTGTTGCAGGTTATGGCGATGTTGGTAAAGGTTCTGCACAAGCACTAAGAGCTTTATCGGCTCAGGTCTGGGTAACTGAAGTTGACCCAATTTGTGCATTGCAGGCAGCAATGGAAGGTTATAGAGTCGTGACAATGGACTATGCAGCTGAGCATGCTGATATTTTTGTGACCGCGACTGGAAATTATAATGTGATCAATCATGACCATATGTCACGTATGAAAGACGAGGCAATTGTTTGCAATATTGGCCACTTTGACAATGAGATTGATGTTGCTAGCTTAGAGCAATACACTTGGGAAGAAATTAAGCCTCAAGTGGACCATGTTATTTTCCCTGATGGTAAAAAAATAATTTTACTAGCTAAAGGAAGATTGGTTAATTTAGGTTGCGCAACAGGACATCCTAGTTATGTGATGAGTTCTTCTTTTGCCAATCAGACAATTGCGCAAATTGAGTTATTTAAAAATACTCAAGATTATCCAGTTAATGTATATACGCTACCCAAGCATTTAGACGAGAAAGTTGCTGTGTTGCAATTAAAAACTCTTAATGTTCAGCTGAGCAAGTTAACTGAAGAGCAGGCTAAATATATTGGAGTTAATGTAGATGGTCCTTTCAAACCAGACCATTACAGGTACTAA
- a CDS encoding 5,10-methylenetetrahydrofolate reductase — protein MKASSFSFEFFPPRTQEGEEKLKRTLKNLSVFNPEFFSVTFGAGGSTKDKTIGVVQSIKDDGYNAVPHISCITSTKDEVMDLITSYKNKGINRLVALRGDNPSGIAGYGDFHHASDLVEFIRTNTGDYFHLDVAAYPEFHPESESSIDDLKNFKTKVDAGANSAITQFFFNVDSYFKFIEECERLNISIPIVPGIMPIYNIKQLSRFAQTCGAEIPRWLKYKLESYGDDIESLREFGIDFISELCETLQQFGVESFHFYTLNECGIVSKVLKNISD, from the coding sequence ATGAAAGCGAGCTCATTTAGCTTTGAATTTTTTCCTCCTCGAACGCAAGAGGGGGAGGAAAAATTAAAGAGAACATTAAAGAACTTGTCAGTATTTAATCCTGAGTTTTTTTCTGTTACATTTGGCGCTGGTGGCTCGACTAAAGATAAGACAATTGGCGTTGTTCAATCCATCAAAGATGATGGTTACAATGCAGTCCCTCATATCTCGTGCATTACCTCAACAAAAGATGAAGTGATGGATCTCATTACAAGTTACAAAAATAAAGGCATCAATCGTTTGGTAGCCTTACGAGGAGATAACCCATCGGGCATTGCCGGGTATGGAGATTTCCATCACGCCAGTGATTTAGTTGAATTTATTAGAACGAATACTGGCGACTATTTTCATCTGGACGTTGCAGCCTACCCTGAATTTCATCCCGAATCAGAAAGTTCTATTGATGATCTCAAAAACTTTAAGACTAAGGTTGATGCAGGTGCTAATTCAGCGATTACTCAATTCTTTTTTAACGTGGACTCGTACTTTAAGTTCATTGAAGAGTGTGAACGGTTAAATATTAGTATTCCTATAGTTCCTGGAATTATGCCTATTTACAATATCAAACAACTCTCAAGATTTGCTCAAACTTGTGGGGCTGAAATTCCTAGATGGCTTAAATATAAATTAGAATCCTACGGGGATGATATTGAGTCGCTGCGTGAATTTGGTATCGATTTCATTTCTGAATTATGTGAGACCCTTCAACAGTTTGGGGTAGAGTCATTTCATTTCTATACACTCAATGAGTGCGGTATTGTTTCAAAAGTCTTGAAAAATATTTCTGATTAA
- a CDS encoding protein smg-like protein, protein MFDLLVYVFENYLSSQHNVSDLSKMTTELEEAGFEYKEIEFAIDWFATLKVLSEKINDKKINESGLKSRIYSKREYEKINNEGIGFLIFLEKATILSPAEREIIIDRAMAVDQADVNLDELKWIVMMTLWHFGRENEYLFVEDALFNPKNGAVH, encoded by the coding sequence ATGTTTGATTTATTAGTCTACGTATTTGAAAATTACCTTTCATCCCAACATAATGTTTCTGATTTATCAAAGATGACCACTGAATTAGAAGAGGCTGGATTTGAGTATAAGGAGATTGAATTTGCTATAGATTGGTTTGCCACATTAAAAGTTTTATCAGAAAAAATTAATGATAAGAAGATTAATGAATCAGGTCTGAAATCAAGAATTTACTCCAAGAGAGAGTATGAAAAAATTAATAATGAAGGCATTGGATTCCTTATCTTCCTTGAAAAGGCAACCATCCTATCGCCTGCAGAAAGAGAGATCATTATTGATCGAGCAATGGCTGTTGATCAAGCGGATGTTAACCTAGATGAATTAAAATGGATCGTCATGATGACTTTATGGCATTTTGGCCGGGAAAACGAATACTTGTTTGTTGAGGACGCGCTATTCAATCCAAAAAATGGTGCAGTACACTAG
- a CDS encoding peptide deformylase, with the protein MALLKILKYPDPRLHKIAEIVEVFDESTEKLVQDMAETMYESKGIGLAATQVDVHQRIIVIDISDDKKDLLVLINPKLIKFDGQQEYDEGCLSVPGFFETVKRYENITISYQDLKGNIQKLEADGLLSVCIQHEMDHLVGKVFVEYLSQLKQQRIKKKISKLRRAG; encoded by the coding sequence ATGGCTTTATTAAAAATCTTAAAATACCCTGATCCAAGGCTTCATAAAATTGCTGAGATTGTAGAAGTTTTTGACGAATCAACAGAGAAGCTAGTCCAAGATATGGCTGAAACCATGTATGAGTCAAAAGGGATTGGCTTAGCAGCGACGCAGGTTGATGTTCATCAAAGAATTATTGTGATTGATATAAGTGATGACAAAAAAGATTTATTAGTATTAATTAATCCCAAGTTAATAAAATTTGATGGGCAGCAAGAATATGATGAAGGTTGTTTATCAGTTCCAGGTTTTTTTGAGACGGTTAAACGCTATGAAAATATCACAATTAGTTATCAAGACCTGAAAGGGAATATACAAAAACTTGAAGCTGATGGCTTGTTGTCAGTATGTATACAACACGAGATGGACCATCTTGTTGGTAAAGTCTTTGTCGAATATTTATCTCAATTAAAGCAGCAAAGAATAAAGAAAAAAATAAGTAAATTAAGAAGAGCTGGTTAA
- a CDS encoding exodeoxyribonuclease III — MKIISWNVNSLKIRHDQLVDIINKHNPDVISLQETKSQDENFPNESFNNLGYQSIFTGQKTFNGVAIITKLPYENVLLNIPNFQDEQKRFVSAEVKFDDRKILIMNGYFPNGQSLDSDKFIYKQTWVNALLKFIKTKNSNSLLMGDFNIAPDDIDCHDPEKWVGTVLTSDIERNLFKEIIECNFTDTHRHLNKNEPGFTWWDYRMAAFRRNLGLRIDHILASKDLINFLKDFNVLTDYRKLERPSDHAPIMLTLSF, encoded by the coding sequence ATGAAAATTATTTCATGGAATGTCAATTCTTTGAAGATTAGACATGACCAACTTGTAGATATAATTAATAAACATAACCCTGATGTTATTTCTTTACAAGAAACAAAGTCTCAAGATGAAAATTTTCCAAATGAATCTTTTAATAACCTTGGTTATCAATCCATCTTCACTGGACAAAAAACATTCAATGGGGTCGCCATAATAACTAAACTCCCATATGAAAATGTTTTGTTAAATATTCCTAATTTTCAAGATGAGCAAAAAAGGTTTGTTTCTGCTGAAGTAAAGTTTGATGATAGAAAAATTCTAATAATGAATGGATATTTTCCAAACGGCCAATCATTAGACAGCGATAAATTTATTTATAAACAAACTTGGGTTAATGCTCTTTTAAAATTCATTAAAACAAAAAATTCTAATTCATTATTGATGGGCGATTTTAATATTGCCCCAGATGACATTGACTGTCATGATCCTGAAAAATGGGTTGGGACTGTTCTTACCAGCGATATTGAAAGAAATTTATTTAAAGAAATCATTGAATGCAATTTCACTGACACTCATCGCCATCTAAACAAAAACGAACCAGGATTTACTTGGTGGGACTATAGGATGGCAGCCTTTAGAAGAAACCTCGGATTAAGAATTGACCACATACTTGCTTCAAAGGATTTAATCAATTTTTTAAAAGACTTCAATGTCCTGACTGATTATAGAAAATTAGAGAGGCCTTCAGACCACGCACCAATAATGCTTACTTTGAGTTTTTAA